In one window of Qipengyuania profundimaris DNA:
- a CDS encoding serine hydrolase domain-containing protein yields the protein MRALLASTLAIALAGCATAYDSDAPVAAAAAVTQSMPEQMASMDPGDSILFWDDARRSAAFRDMESLFPGLEVAPANNPRVFRQGPPLSRDVQVAIRDFMAKTQAAGVMVLDDGVVRFEEYGLGMMPDDRWTSFSVAKSFTSTLLGAAIADGAIESVDTPVTSIIPALVGTAYDGVTVGQIATMTSGVAWNEDYTDPNSDVARMLSVAPVAGESQAVTYAKTLSREAPAGEKWVYKTLETNLLGLIVEEATGKSLAAYAAEKIVEPAGFEGGLFWMQDLTGGNIGGCCLSLRLSDYARMGQFALEGGKGVVPDGWFATAGSPLVGFPNAPGYGYGYQWWTYPGAYGAQGIFGQAITIVPESNLVVAVVSNWPTATSTANRNGFREVVGRIAKDID from the coding sequence ATGCGAGCACTTCTGGCTTCGACGCTGGCGATTGCGCTGGCGGGATGCGCGACGGCTTACGATAGCGATGCACCGGTCGCGGCGGCAGCGGCCGTCACGCAAAGCATGCCCGAGCAGATGGCGAGCATGGATCCGGGCGACTCGATCTTGTTCTGGGACGATGCGCGCCGCTCGGCGGCCTTCCGCGACATGGAAAGTCTTTTCCCGGGCCTCGAAGTCGCTCCCGCGAACAATCCGCGTGTGTTCCGGCAGGGCCCACCACTGTCGCGCGACGTGCAAGTCGCCATCCGCGATTTCATGGCGAAAACGCAGGCTGCGGGCGTGATGGTCCTCGATGATGGCGTCGTCCGGTTCGAGGAATACGGGCTCGGCATGATGCCCGACGATCGCTGGACCAGCTTCTCGGTCGCCAAGAGCTTCACCTCGACACTACTCGGTGCCGCCATCGCCGATGGAGCGATCGAGAGCGTCGATACGCCGGTGACGTCGATCATTCCGGCACTCGTCGGCACGGCTTATGATGGCGTGACCGTCGGCCAGATCGCCACAATGACCTCGGGCGTGGCGTGGAACGAGGACTATACCGATCCAAACAGCGACGTCGCGCGAATGCTGTCGGTCGCGCCGGTAGCAGGGGAATCGCAGGCTGTTACCTATGCAAAGACGCTTAGCCGCGAGGCTCCCGCAGGCGAGAAGTGGGTCTATAAGACGCTGGAGACCAATCTGCTCGGGCTGATCGTCGAAGAGGCGACGGGCAAGTCTCTGGCAGCCTATGCGGCGGAGAAGATCGTCGAACCCGCCGGTTTCGAAGGCGGTCTGTTCTGGATGCAGGACCTTACCGGCGGCAATATCGGCGGCTGCTGCCTCTCGCTGCGCCTGTCGGACTATGCACGCATGGGCCAGTTCGCGCTGGAAGGCGGCAAGGGCGTGGTGCCGGACGGCTGGTTTGCGACGGCCGGATCGCCACTGGTCGGTTTCCCTAACGCGCCGGGCTATGGCTATGGCTACCAGTGGTGGACCTATCCCGGGGCGTATGGTGCGCAAGGCATCTTCGGGCAGGCGATAACGATCGTGCCGGAGAGCAATCTGGTCGTTGCCGTGGTGAGCAACTGGCCGACTGCGACCAGCACTGCCAACCGCAACGGCTTTCGCGAAGTGGTCGGCCGGATCGCCAAGGATATCGACTGA
- a CDS encoding SAM-dependent methyltransferase: MATRVRHETDRGIRLTEGAQRFARRPGLFARMVAPGVEKILDRIDRALVSGTIHGTLPDGTPRTLGGRAPGFECTVELRSYNALLRLASNGSVGWYQAWEAGEWWSPDPVPLFALFMQHATRLGDTARAKGPFRHALKLAHLFNRNTHEGAQKNISAHYDLGNDFYEAWLDPTMSYSSGLDVTADGLEAAQKRKWDALASRIGDAATVLEIGCGWGALAGDLARRGGDVTAISLSGEQLDWARARHSDAIDFRRQDYRDTAGSYDAIVSVEMVEALGREYWPTFMDCIARNLKPGGRAAIQYISIHDDIFEDYAASADFIQAYIFPGGLLIRTSEFRRLAEERGLAWQDQHDFGLDYAETLKAWRQNFDVAAREGRLPVGFDREFCELWRYYLMYCEGGFRGGGIDVHQVTLVKEGE; the protein is encoded by the coding sequence ATGGCGACGCGCGTGCGACACGAAACGGACAGGGGTATCCGGTTGACCGAAGGGGCGCAGCGCTTCGCGAGGCGGCCCGGCCTGTTCGCGCGGATGGTTGCGCCGGGGGTCGAGAAGATCCTCGACAGGATCGACCGGGCACTGGTCTCCGGCACGATCCACGGCACGCTGCCTGACGGCACGCCGCGCACGCTCGGCGGCCGCGCGCCGGGGTTCGAATGCACGGTCGAGCTGCGGAGCTATAACGCGCTGCTGCGGCTGGCCAGCAATGGGTCGGTCGGCTGGTATCAGGCTTGGGAGGCGGGCGAATGGTGGAGCCCCGACCCCGTGCCGCTGTTCGCGCTGTTCATGCAGCATGCGACGCGGCTGGGGGACACGGCACGCGCGAAGGGGCCGTTCCGCCACGCGCTGAAGCTGGCGCATCTGTTCAACCGCAACACGCATGAAGGCGCGCAGAAGAACATCAGCGCGCATTACGACCTTGGCAATGATTTCTACGAGGCATGGCTCGATCCGACGATGAGCTATTCCTCCGGGCTCGACGTCACGGCGGACGGGCTGGAAGCAGCGCAGAAGCGCAAGTGGGACGCGCTGGCGTCACGCATTGGCGATGCCGCCACGGTGCTCGAGATCGGCTGCGGCTGGGGCGCACTGGCTGGCGATCTGGCGCGGCGAGGCGGTGACGTCACCGCCATCAGCCTTTCGGGCGAACAGCTCGACTGGGCGAGGGCACGCCACAGCGACGCCATCGATTTCCGCAGGCAGGACTATCGCGACACGGCCGGCAGCTATGACGCCATCGTGTCGGTCGAGATGGTCGAGGCGCTGGGCCGCGAATACTGGCCGACCTTCATGGATTGCATCGCCCGCAATCTGAAACCGGGCGGGCGCGCGGCGATCCAGTATATCTCGATCCACGATGACATCTTCGAGGATTACGCGGCGAGCGCCGACTTCATCCAGGCCTATATCTTTCCCGGCGGCCTGCTGATCCGCACCAGCGAATTCCGCAGGCTGGCCGAAGAACGCGGCCTCGCATGGCAGGACCAGCACGATTTCGGGCTCGACTATGCCGAGACGCTGAAAGCGTGGCGTCAGAACTTCGATGTTGCGGCCCGCGAAGGGCGCCTTCCCGTCGGGTTCGACCGCGAATTTTGCGAGCTGTGGCGCTATTACCTGATGTATTGCGAAGGGGGTTTTCGCGGTGGCGGGATCGATGTGCATCAGGTTACTCTGGTGAAAGAGGGAGAATGA
- a CDS encoding sulfotransferase family protein, whose amino-acid sequence MALQIVGAALPRTGTLSLKFALEMLGFARCYHMSELILHPEHRWRWTFARARPGLLDPLWAEYHATLDAPSCALWKQLAKRFPQAKVILTRRDPVRWYESVMETVGSAEHVRFMLRSSLAPAALANPPFGLRLERQAMVRHFERYGDEVRKTIAPDRLLEFEAKDGWEPLCRFLGMPVPDQPFPHVNDRDAMNAAAEGMDFARLTFADVQQATRRFIDAQRQSLLSR is encoded by the coding sequence ATGGCATTGCAGATCGTCGGAGCGGCTCTGCCGCGTACCGGCACGCTCTCGCTGAAATTCGCGCTCGAAATGCTGGGCTTCGCCCGCTGCTACCACATGAGCGAGCTGATCCTGCACCCCGAGCATCGCTGGCGCTGGACCTTCGCGCGAGCGCGTCCGGGGCTGCTCGATCCGCTGTGGGCGGAGTATCATGCCACGCTCGACGCACCGTCCTGCGCATTGTGGAAGCAGCTCGCCAAGCGCTTCCCGCAAGCCAAGGTCATCCTGACGCGGCGAGATCCTGTGCGGTGGTACGAATCCGTTATGGAGACCGTCGGCAGTGCGGAGCACGTCCGCTTCATGCTCCGCTCATCCCTAGCGCCGGCGGCGCTGGCCAATCCGCCGTTCGGACTGCGGCTCGAACGGCAGGCGATGGTTCGGCATTTCGAGCGCTATGGCGACGAGGTTCGCAAGACCATCGCGCCCGATCGTTTGCTGGAGTTCGAGGCGAAGGACGGATGGGAGCCGCTGTGCCGGTTCCTCGGCATGCCGGTGCCCGATCAACCCTTCCCGCACGTTAACGACCGCGACGCGATGAACGCTGCTGCAGAAGGCATGGATTTTGCGAGGCTGACCTTCGCCGATGTGCAGCAGGCCACCCGGCGCTTCATCGATGCCCAGCGTCAGTCCTTGCTGTCCCGATAG
- a CDS encoding cryptochrome/photolyase family protein: MTSPQIVWLRRDLRMKDQPALYAAAQAGPVIPVYILDEERAGDRKLGGAHRWWLHHSLEDLAKSYGRRNAQIVMRRGDSVSVLQGIARETGASAIHANRHYEPWHREAEEDLHDALKDSECELVLHDGNYLLPPGTARTGGGDPYKIYTPFMRAVKELLPPRDELPEPDTISQPSDMPESDDLSDWELLPNKPDWAGGLRDFWTVGEDAAHERLDWWADHVGGYDDGRNLPSEDATSKMSPHLHWGEISPVSIWHRMKDMRSDGWQVYEKELIWRDYAQNVICQFPNYPEESYRDYDEQTLWRNPNRGHVIQSELEAWQQGRTGYPIVDAGMRQLWQTGWMHNRVRMIAASFLIKHLLIDWRHGERWFWDTLVDGDYASNGTNWQWVSGTGVDSNMFPRIMAPLSQSEKFDAAEYIREYVPELADLDDEHIHDPGDEHRPEDYPEKLIRHKEARERALQAYRDSKD, from the coding sequence ATGACTTCACCACAGATCGTCTGGCTGCGGCGCGACTTGCGCATGAAGGATCAACCCGCGCTCTATGCCGCCGCGCAGGCAGGGCCGGTTATTCCGGTCTACATTCTCGACGAGGAGCGTGCAGGCGACCGCAAGCTGGGCGGGGCGCATCGCTGGTGGTTGCATCATTCGCTGGAGGACCTCGCGAAGAGCTATGGTCGGCGGAATGCGCAGATCGTGATGCGCCGGGGCGATAGCGTCTCCGTGTTGCAGGGCATCGCGCGGGAAACCGGGGCGAGCGCGATCCACGCCAACCGTCATTACGAACCCTGGCACCGCGAGGCCGAGGAAGACCTGCACGATGCGCTGAAGGACAGCGAGTGCGAGCTTGTGCTGCACGACGGCAACTACCTCCTTCCCCCCGGCACGGCGCGCACCGGCGGCGGCGATCCCTACAAGATCTACACGCCCTTCATGCGGGCGGTGAAAGAGCTGCTGCCCCCGCGCGACGAGTTGCCGGAGCCGGACACGATCTCGCAGCCCTCCGACATGCCGGAAAGCGACGACCTCTCCGACTGGGAGCTGCTGCCGAACAAGCCCGATTGGGCAGGCGGCCTGCGCGATTTCTGGACCGTGGGCGAGGATGCGGCGCACGAGCGGCTCGACTGGTGGGCCGATCACGTCGGCGGCTATGACGACGGGCGCAATCTGCCGAGCGAGGATGCGACCTCCAAGATGTCCCCGCACCTCCACTGGGGCGAAATCTCGCCGGTCAGCATCTGGCACCGCATGAAGGACATGCGCTCCGACGGGTGGCAGGTCTACGAGAAGGAGCTGATCTGGCGCGACTATGCGCAGAACGTCATCTGCCAGTTCCCGAACTATCCCGAAGAAAGCTACCGCGATTACGACGAGCAAACGCTGTGGCGGAACCCCAATCGCGGGCACGTGATCCAGTCCGAACTGGAGGCGTGGCAGCAGGGGCGGACCGGCTATCCGATCGTCGATGCCGGCATGCGCCAGCTATGGCAGACCGGCTGGATGCACAATCGCGTCCGCATGATCGCGGCCAGTTTCCTCATCAAGCACCTGCTGATCGACTGGCGCCATGGCGAGCGCTGGTTCTGGGACACGCTGGTCGATGGCGACTATGCCAGCAACGGCACCAACTGGCAGTGGGTCAGCGGCACCGGCGTCGACAGCAACATGTTCCCGCGCATAATGGCCCCGCTCAGCCAGAGCGAGAAGTTCGACGCGGCGGAATATATCCGCGAATACGTGCCGGAGCTTGCCGATCTCGACGACGAGCACATCCACGATCCCGGCGACGAGCACCGGCCGGAGGATTATCCGGAGAAGCTGATCCGCCACAAGGAAGCCCGCGAGCGCGCGCTGCAGGCCTATCGGGACAGCAAGGACTGA
- a CDS encoding metal-dependent hydrolase, with amino-acid sequence MDNLTHSLVGALIGQAGLKKKTGLAMPALIIGANLPDVDAACFLWLDGVEHLGFRRGITHGPPAWLLLPLVLAGLLYGFDRWQAKRGTRPAARLPVSFKWLYLLGFIGCLTHPALDWLNVYGIRLLEPFSSRWFYGDTLFIIDVWLWGLMGFATWFSLRREKRGGEWRRPARIALSVALAYIGVNGAITAYDRAKYGNQLSSDAEYISSPLPLKFWEREQIIGRDHDVWYTLRSLAPGGPIEKGLELPVPSNRCAWPSSEQLARAGSQSRAFLFWSRAPFAEQAPDGSVLLRDARFYDPRARDRFTVALPDVTCEELPAR; translated from the coding sequence CTGGACAATCTGACCCACTCCCTCGTCGGGGCGCTGATCGGGCAGGCTGGGCTCAAGAAGAAGACCGGCCTGGCCATGCCCGCGCTGATCATCGGGGCGAACCTGCCCGATGTGGATGCGGCGTGCTTCCTGTGGCTCGACGGGGTGGAGCATCTCGGCTTCCGGCGGGGGATCACCCACGGCCCGCCCGCTTGGCTACTGCTGCCGCTCGTGCTGGCGGGGTTGCTCTACGGGTTCGACCGCTGGCAGGCGAAACGCGGCACACGGCCAGCGGCGCGGCTGCCGGTGAGCTTCAAATGGCTCTACCTGCTCGGCTTCATCGGTTGCCTGACGCACCCGGCGCTCGACTGGCTCAATGTCTACGGCATCCGCCTGCTGGAGCCGTTCTCCAGCCGCTGGTTCTACGGTGACACGCTGTTCATCATTGACGTGTGGTTGTGGGGGCTGATGGGCTTCGCCACGTGGTTCTCGCTCCGCCGCGAGAAGCGGGGCGGGGAGTGGCGACGGCCTGCGCGTATCGCGCTGAGCGTGGCGCTGGCGTACATCGGGGTGAATGGGGCGATCACGGCATACGATAGAGCTAAATACGGGAACCAGCTCAGTTCCGATGCAGAGTATATTTCGAGTCCTCTACCGCTCAAATTTTGGGAGAGAGAACAGATTATCGGACGTGATCACGATGTTTGGTACACTCTTAGGTCGCTAGCTCCGGGAGGGCCGATTGAGAAGGGCCTCGAATTGCCGGTACCATCGAATCGATGTGCATGGCCGTCATCAGAACAGCTGGCTAGAGCTGGCAGCCAGTCGCGGGCTTTTCTCTTCTGGTCCCGCGCACCCTTTGCCGAGCAAGCACCCGACGGCTCCGTCTTGCTCCGAGATGCGCGCTTCTACGATCCGCGTGCGCGTGACCGCTTCACCGTCGCGCTGCCCGATGTGACGTGCGAGGAACTTCCCGCGCGCTGA
- a CDS encoding phosphatase PAP2 family protein yields MQLSTLKTYIHREQGLLIGLLVGAALVGGFIKLAGEMLEDDTQAFDIAFLKSLRIPGDLATPIGPSWLLDSMRDITALGGVTVLTLVSALAIAFLLMRGRVKQALYTALATGGGAVMGKLLKSLFARERPEVVPHLVEVTSLSFPSGHSMNSAIVYLTLAVMISRSFDERRARIFTIGTAALLVLAIGFSRLYLGVHYPTDVLGGWTVGASWALAMGLIATRLQERHQIEEPGEDPVPA; encoded by the coding sequence GTGCAGCTATCCACCCTCAAGACCTATATCCACCGCGAACAGGGCCTGCTGATCGGTCTTCTGGTCGGCGCCGCGCTGGTCGGCGGGTTCATCAAGCTGGCCGGCGAGATGCTAGAAGACGACACGCAGGCCTTCGACATCGCTTTCCTCAAGTCGCTCCGCATACCGGGGGACCTCGCCACCCCGATCGGCCCGTCATGGCTGCTCGATTCCATGCGTGACATAACCGCGCTCGGCGGGGTGACCGTGCTGACGCTGGTCTCCGCGCTTGCGATCGCGTTCCTGCTGATGCGCGGCCGCGTGAAGCAGGCGCTCTACACCGCGCTGGCTACCGGCGGCGGGGCGGTGATGGGCAAATTGCTCAAAAGCCTGTTCGCGCGCGAACGGCCCGAAGTGGTGCCGCATCTCGTCGAGGTAACTTCGCTCAGCTTTCCAAGCGGCCATTCGATGAACAGCGCCATCGTCTACCTGACGCTGGCAGTCATGATTTCGCGCAGCTTCGACGAGCGCCGTGCGCGCATATTCACCATCGGCACAGCGGCGCTGCTGGTGCTCGCCATCGGGTTCAGCCGGTTATATCTGGGCGTCCATTACCCGACCGACGTACTCGGCGGCTGGACGGTCGGGGCCAGCTGGGCCTTGGCGATGGGCCTCATCGCCACCCGGTTGCAGGAACGCCACCAGATTGAAGAACCGGGGGAAGACCCGGTCCCTGCCTAG
- a CDS encoding 2-oxoacid:ferredoxin oxidoreductase subunit beta codes for MNAPVKIETTLKDWETDQEVRWCPGCGDYAILKAVQRTLPQLGADPANTVFISGIGCSSRFPYYIESYGFHTIHGRAPAFATGAKLANPELDIWLVTGDGDGLSIGGNHLMHVLRRNVNMQIMLFNNEIYGLTKGQASPTSREGTKSPSTPIGSYDHPARPAAFALGSGARFIGRGFDVSKHLPDVLKAAHAHKGAAFIEIFQNCIVYNKDVFDDFAAPKGAEDRQLWLENGKPMLFAKDTKGLALNRETLGLEVVDVTDGDWESAGVIVHDVTNRSVAHMLIEMPFGPFPMALGVLYDDPRPTFEDAVTEERERASAGKEANLAKLLGTGQTWTVSGTAQDPI; via the coding sequence ATGAACGCACCGGTTAAGATCGAAACCACGCTCAAGGACTGGGAAACCGACCAGGAGGTTCGCTGGTGCCCCGGGTGCGGCGACTATGCCATCCTCAAAGCCGTGCAGCGCACGCTGCCGCAGCTGGGTGCGGATCCGGCGAACACGGTGTTCATCAGCGGCATCGGCTGTTCGAGCCGTTTCCCGTACTACATCGAGAGCTACGGCTTCCACACCATCCACGGCCGCGCGCCGGCCTTTGCGACGGGGGCCAAGCTCGCCAATCCGGAGCTCGACATCTGGCTGGTGACGGGCGACGGAGATGGCCTTTCCATCGGTGGCAATCACCTGATGCATGTCCTGCGCCGCAACGTGAACATGCAGATCATGCTGTTCAACAACGAGATTTATGGTCTCACCAAGGGCCAGGCCTCGCCCACCAGCCGCGAAGGGACCAAGTCGCCCTCGACGCCGATCGGCAGTTACGACCACCCGGCTCGCCCGGCGGCCTTCGCGCTCGGCAGCGGTGCGCGCTTCATCGGGCGCGGGTTCGATGTGTCGAAGCATTTGCCCGACGTGCTCAAGGCCGCCCATGCGCACAAGGGCGCGGCGTTTATCGAGATTTTCCAGAACTGCATCGTCTACAACAAGGACGTGTTCGACGATTTTGCCGCACCGAAAGGCGCGGAGGATCGCCAGCTGTGGCTTGAGAATGGCAAACCAATGCTGTTCGCCAAGGACACGAAGGGCCTTGCGCTCAACCGCGAGACGCTCGGCCTCGAAGTAGTCGATGTGACAGACGGCGATTGGGAAAGCGCGGGCGTGATCGTCCACGACGTCACCAACCGTTCGGTCGCGCATATGCTGATCGAAATGCCCTTCGGCCCGTTCCCCATGGCGCTCGGCGTGCTCTACGACGATCCGCGTCCGACCTTCGAGGATGCGGTTACTGAGGAACGCGAGCGGGCCAGCGCGGGCAAGGAAGCGAACCTCGCCAAGCTGCTCGGCACGGGGCAGACCTGGACGGTCAGCGGGACGGCGCAGGACCCCATCTAG